In Anopheles bellator chromosome 2, idAnoBellAS_SP24_06.2, whole genome shotgun sequence, the genomic stretch CTCGCACGTTACGTCACACAGCCGTATGTTCGAAGTGTAAAGGACGGTGCAATGCATTGGCCAGGtcatttttgaaaaaaaaacaaacaaacaaaaaacgaaaccaatacCTACACTACACACCATGATACCATCCGATAAGGTTGGCAGCTAGAATTTCGACAGGGATTTGCTCTGATTGTCTAGGTTTTTAAGGGCAAAGCTTGTAGAGATTTACTTAAcatacacaacaaaaaaagcagaaaaagaaagaaaaattcaaCACAAAATGTATGGTGAAGCAGAAAGAGATAACCAAGAAAGCTGAATCTGACCGAAGCATCTTAATCATTCATTGGTGACGTAAAAACAAGATGCACCGacacaaaatgaaacgaaaaaacgtGTCTTGGTGCTTGTGTCAAAGTGGCACGGTGATAAGAGAGAGGATAAttgaaaatcacaacaaaacagcacACAAAGTTCATGAAttagagcaaaaaaaaatgaaggtgaAAAATGCACTTTATTTCAGAGAATGCAAGCAAACATGATGGTCTACATGGTAGTGGAAAAACGGAGGACAGAGCAAGAGCGTccgaaaggaaagcaaactGATGTAATTAACAGGAACATGGGTGACACGTGGAAGGTAAtgcaaaaacacacaaatctTTTACGATTGAATAAAACAgagtaaaaaataatttaaaataataaaccgtACGCCTTGGTGTAGCTTCATTTTTCATGAGAAAGTAAGcatgaatgatttatttagagaaaaatcaaacaaatgagTCATTTTGGAGGCATGTCATGATGCAACCTACCGGTTTGTATTTGCTCTGCACAAACGTTACATTATACGCAATTTACAGTCTGACGGAGTGATTATGGTACAATTTTACATAGTTGGTATCACGGTTCACGGCAAAAAGATCTTCAATTACAATGGATGGAACGGGACTGATAAAACATTTCgtgataaaaacaaaactcctaCGTGCTCGCACCTAATGTAATATGTTGCCTCTATTGACTACGATTTGTTAAAATAAAGGTAGCTAAAATTAAAATAGCCTTTCAAAGTGGTAGCTAGTGGCTCACTTATCAGAATCACGACTAAATAGCACCACCCGCTGCTAGAGATGCTACAGgtaaaataattgcaaaaacctacaaaaataaacaagttCCCTAAACAATCCCTAAAAAAATCTAGTTCTCTGCAATTAAAACCAATCTTGCTAGCCAATATGCCAACAtcttaaaactgttttaaacTGAAAAGGGTTCGGTACGATTAAAGCATTATACTGTTCGTTGCGAATACAATAGCCTAGCGATCAAAACTAGCCATTGGTCGCTTTTGAGTTGTTTGCAAACGTTTTCACGTGGAATGTACGATTTACTAGATTTCGTCTCTGCGTTCAAGATACATCTTAGTATTTGCCAGTTTTGCGGGCGCCTGTTCCAGTCACGGTAGTAGAACTTCCCGCTGATGAACCAAACCGAATCGACATCGGTGGTGCATTGTCAGTATTAGCAGTTGCCACACTCGTTGGACACGAAGAAGCGATGGCATGTTTGGTGAAATTTTCTGTCTGAAAGATCACCAGCAGTAGCTGATTGAAGAGAATCAGCAGAAGCCGGGTGTTTAGCTTTCGGTTTTGTAGCATTTGAAAGAACTGCAGCAATCCACTGTTGCACGTGACCGAACCGACCACATGCTTTAGATCGTCCGAAAGTAGTGCAAATAGGgaaatttttgctgccaattTCGTCCGCAGCCGAGTGCTGTCCTCTCGTAGCGTCGCGCTTGGATTGAAGCGATCCCCTTCCGGCCACATGTTGTTACTGGAACAATCGCAACAATAGGAATAATACAGTCAACATAGATGATGGTTCATCTCATAGAAGACTTACATTATAGATGAAAGAATGGCTTCCAGCTTGTCCATGGCCAGCAGGCTGCCAGCCGTCTGGACTATGCGTTTGTTCGTCGCATGGCTTACCCACGGCGCACCAAGCAACCGGTTGATAAGGCCACGGCGCAGCCATTGCGATTTGTTCTGCAAATCGAACACCTCATCCAGCAAGTGCAAGGCGGAGGCCAGGGCCGGGTACTCTGTTTGCTGAAGCTCCAGTGTCGGAATGTCTTGAATGTCGTAAAATGTGCGTTCTTTCAGTGGTCCCTTGCCGAGAAACATGCGCGAAATGCCGCCAACGAGTGTGTCGGGCATGTTCCGAATCTTGCTCATGCCCGATTTGAGGCTTTCAATCTGTGTTAATGAAGAACGATTAAAATTGAACTCAATTTCTGCAGCTTGTTCACTTACCGTCTTCACCACCGTTCCACCGTGCATCTTGCGATCGTCAGTGTCCGGTTCGAGAAAGTTCCTTATGATAGTCATCATTTcctcggccagctcggccCGCGCACAGATCTCACCCAGGAAGCGATTTAGCACCTCCATCCGATGCTCCAGTACGGCCCTTTGAGTGTTCTGAAATGCTTTCTTGCCGGGAAAGGGAACTCGTTCGAGTGATGGAAACCGCTTCACGAGTAGTTTTTTGAGCTCCAAGAATTTCGAGTAGCGCCGATAGATGTGCCACGCCTTGTGGTGATTTTCCTCAATTACGTGCACCTGGATAGCATACACTGCGTAGTGGCCTTCGCAGTGGATCGCCGTGTTGATGATTCGGGCGGACAGCTTGTGCCTataatggtgctgctgctgctgctgttggtgatggtggtgttgctgaTGCAACGGCTCAGCGTTTTCCACAGAGTTTCGTTCTCCAACGGTGGATGTTTGGAATGCAACGGGGCTCGGGATCGGTTTTCGCAAAGAATGATACGTCGTCGTGGCCTCGGAGCCGGAGTCGTTGCTCGAACAGTCGGACGATTGGCGTAGCTGTTCGATGTTGAGATCGTTAATGGCGGCAAACATTCCGGTGCAGTCACTATGAGATCGCGCATGCTTCGCCACGTTACCAACGGTCGGCAGAAGGTTCGCGTTACCCGTCGCTTTCTGTTTCTTGGCGTCCATCTGCCCCTCATCGTGCCTATCACGTTCTTCCCTGGCTCTCTCCGCCTCAACCATTTGGGGCACaggctcatcgtcgtcgtcatccgtCTCATCAAAGCGGATATCACCGCTGTTCGTGTCGCTCGAACCATCACCCAACAGTCCCTGTACGGTGAGGTGATCGAGAGACGACATATCGGTCATATCGGGCGCATGATGAAAGTCGAGCTCACGCAAAAGCTGCTTGTAGGCCGAGCTTTGGTAGAAGTTGTTTAAAAACACCTCCTCGTTCTTTTGCTTCTCGTAGATGTACTTGCAGATGGAGTCAAACCAAGTGTTTTCTGGTTGTATCGTGTGATCCTTCAGTCGAATGTTTAGTGCCTCGATTAACCCCGGATCGATGTTCAGGTAGTTGGAAGATTTCTGGTGGAGGTACTAGAAAACCAAATCGGACACAAGGTACGCCACATTAAGCGAAACGCGGGACGAGAGGTGCTGAAACAGATTACCTCTCGATAGAGATTGTTGGCCTTTTCGCGAATGCTTCGCAGCACCTCGTCACGACttagtttcgttttgttcaCCTGTATCTCGGAAAAGCTTTGGCTAGTCGTGAGTTTCCATTCTGAAAGGCGAACCATGAACAGTGTGTTAGGATTCGGATCGCGACTGCAGTACGCAAGCCAATCCGCTTGTCTGGTAGCACTTACCCTGAGCGGTGAGGTAGAATATCACATATTTTTGCAAGTTGAGAACGCTAAGATAGTCCAGATAGTAGGACACGGCTAGCTCCTTACGCAGGATATCGTCGAGGCTGAGTTGTGGCAGATTGGAGGACACCCGTTCACGCTCGCTCTTGCCAAAATCTTTAATGCAAAACAGTTTTAACAATAGATTTGTGCCAAAGAAATAttattgtttaccatttttgttgttctgcAAATGGCTAATGCGCAGGTCGATCAACTTTTGGGTGTACTTAAGACTGCCCAGCTCGGCCGTGCAGTTGCTGTCCTTGTACTTTGCGTCCATCTCTTTGGTGATTAGCTGGCGGCAGGCACGCAACTCGGACAGATCACTCGATTGGCGGATCATCTTCAACAGAAACTCTCCGGCCGGGGGATCTTTCGTGAACTGTTTCGCAATTTGCAGATTAATAAAATCCGGATCGGCCAATGTAGCGAACAGGGGTTTCAACAGACTGTTTGATAATAGCGCGCAAAGAAGCGTACGCAATGCGAGGCAGTTGAAATCCTCTTCGGGTAGCAAAAAGTACAGTATCGTCTCGGCAACGCGTTTTAGGTATTCATTGAGTGCGGCCTCATCCATACATTCGCTCCGGTAGTCCTCGCTGAAGCCAAAGAATGAATTCAGGAGCATCGTTTCCGGGTCTATAAGCGACTGTTCGTCCGCCTGGGCACCATAGAAGCGTGAGTTGGCGACGTTCTTCTGCAATGCCGCATTACCCAACTGCCAGGTGAGATCGGTTTCGCTCTTGTTACGCCGATGACCTTCCATCTTCACGTTACGCTTCTGCGGTGACAGTTTCTCGTGGATTTT encodes the following:
- the LOC131209936 gene encoding sorting nexin-13-like translates to MEFKYLSWVALSVAVSINLFGVFWVTTIAIGLIAFLLGFLTILYLQHSDLDKFLDSGLLENPLDEPKTLGLSIVCDPKPGNMLLISPNIKVQTESTRASRHPSTAATDGSGVHGGGRRRNFLDAGIELLFKKREPRHCELPSAAKPSAITDHLMHRGHLHFHQRDHHTILDSSPESQAPSIRQPTPFGGAAAPEERSRWRPFDSIKIHTDKRAGGAGASSVGATEQTEQGGRQRRKDVGHVSLGEEVSVSATHLSSFKSYINHPQEVLLGHETPPGSPRKKKILSGNKPVDKLIHTIIHYVVRDFIDSWYTMVSDSREFSECHIRNSIETLVLRICQRIRSADLLPLMTTRLIDDLAKHTRFYRLATQEVTNSASKLSVTEQKRIKIHEKLSPQKRNVKMEGHRRNKSETDLTWQLGNAALQKNVANSRFYGAQADEQSLIDPETMLLNSFFGFSEDYRSECMDEAALNEYLKRVAETILYFLLPEEDFNCLALRTLLCALLSNSLLKPLFATLADPDFINLQIAKQFTKDPPAGEFLLKMIRQSSDLSELRACRQLITKEMDAKYKDSNCTAELGSLKYTQKLIDLRISHLQNNKNDFGKSERERVSSNLPQLSLDDILRKELAVSYYLDYLSVLNLQKYVIFYLTAQEWKLTTSQSFSEIQVNKTKLSRDEVLRSIREKANNLYREYLHQKSSNYLNIDPGLIEALNIRLKDHTIQPENTWFDSICKYIYEKQKNEEVFLNNFYQSSAYKQLLRELDFHHAPDMTDMSSLDHLTVQGLLGDGSSDTNSGDIRFDETDDDDDEPVPQMVEAERAREERDRHDEGQMDAKKQKATGNANLLPTVGNVAKHARSHSDCTGMFAAINDLNIEQLRQSSDCSSNDSGSEATTTYHSLRKPIPSPVAFQTSTVGERNSVENAEPLHQQHHHHQQQQQQHHYRHKLSARIINTAIHCEGHYAVYAIQVHVIEENHHKAWHIYRRYSKFLELKKLLVKRFPSLERVPFPGKKAFQNTQRAVLEHRMEVLNRFLGEICARAELAEEMMTIIRNFLEPDTDDRKMHGGTVVKTIESLKSGMSKIRNMPDTLVGGISRMFLGKGPLKERTFYDIQDIPTLELQQTEYPALASALHLLDEVFDLQNKSQWLRRGLINRLLGAPWVSHATNKRIVQTAGSLLAMDKLEAILSSIINNMWPEGDRFNPSATLREDSTRLRTKLAAKISLFALLSDDLKHVVGSVTCNSGLLQFFQMLQNRKLNTRLLLILFNQLLLVIFQTENFTKHAIASSCPTSVATANTDNAPPMSIRFGSSAGSSTTVTGTGARKTGKY